In Larimichthys crocea isolate SSNF chromosome XI, L_crocea_2.0, whole genome shotgun sequence, the sequence CATGATTATGCTGCCATCATGTGGCATGTCCAAAATATGAGCACATGGTTCAAGATCACTGAGGTAACAAACCCAAACACAGGATATgaagctttattattattattattattattattattattattattaaagtatttatgaTTCTGATTTTACTTTGAACCAGGAGTCAGAAttcttaaaaatataaataaataaaagttcgtgatattatttatttattatttattattattattatttatttatttattattttttaataggTACAGATAGGTAGATAAAATTTacttattaaattaataataaataattaatgtcaattaaattaacaattacaaataaaataataattaaaatacaaaaaatttCTTTAATTAGAACTCGTTacgggcttttattttgaaggagttCATTGGCTCTCGTGTTTTCGCGCCTTTGCTGACCGTTAGTTGTTTAATCGTGACGTGCACAGTTTACATAGCAACAGTAAACTTCCCTCAACTCCAGCTCAGCTCGGACTCGGGACGAAAGGTGAGTTAATGTTTGATTAAATGTGTCTGTCAtccattttaaaactttttaaaacgtTTTATTCAggttaattaattataataattttaaagTTTTCTCGCTCGTGTCCGAGATATGTGAGTTATAATAaagacacagcagcaactatttcactgattctgtgAGTACACTGGATcaattttatggaggaaatgtttctggttttccctctgtgtcctccggctgctccgcctcaactctctgtgacttacagagtttatgatggatgaagtaaactgctggaacagctgttagctgctgttatctgTTGCCAGTCTCGTtagcctgctgttagctcattcgTTAAGCTCCAGTTCTTCTAGCTGTGTAGATTTATGTtactcagttgttagctgctgttagcattgttagccATTGTTAGTCTGTAGCCTGTGTATCTAGTTTTTCGCGTGTTagccagtctgttagctgctgttagctcatgttagctcagtctgttagctgccatgttagctcatgtttagccagtctgttagctgctgttagctcatgttaactccTTTTGTTAGcctgctgtagctcatgttagctcatttgttagctactgttagcctgctttgctgttagctcagtttgttagctgctgttagctcagtttgtcagctgctgttactcagtttgttagctgctgttagctatgttagctcagtttgttagctgctgtagctatGTTACTCAcgtttgttagctgctttagctactgttagctcgTTGAGCTGCTTTTAGCTATGTTGCATTGTTAGCTGCTGCTTAGCTATGTTAGCACagatttgttagctgctgttagtgtgttagctcagtttgttagctgctgtttagctcagctgTTATCTGCTCTAGTTTAAGTTAGCatagtttgttagctggttcTAGCTATGTTAGctcgtttgttagctgctgttagctcagttcgtcagctgtgtagctaatgttagctcagtttgttagctgctgttagctctgtttttagctcagtttgttagtgctgttagctgctgttagctcagtttgttagctgctgttagctaagtttGTGCTTctcgttagctcagtttgttagctgctgttagctcgtttcagctgctttttagctctgtttgtcagctgtgtttagctcagtttgttagctgctgttagatgtTGTTctttgctgttagctcagtttgttagctgctgtttagctgctgttagctcagttttttagctgctttagctcctttgtcagctgctgttagctccagtttgttagctgttgttagctgctgttagcctttTAGCTTGTTAGGGCTATTTAGCCTCAGTTGTTAGCTAGCTtagtttgtagctgctgtgttagctgcttgttagctcTAGTTTTTGCTGccgtgtttagctcagtttgtttagctgctgttagctgctgtttaagATAAGCTGCTGTTcgctgctgtttagctcagtttgttagcttgcTGTTTGTTAgcgctcagtttgttagctgctgttagctcagtttgttagctgctgttagctgttgttagctgctgttagctcagtttgttagctgctgttagctcagtttgttagctgttgttagctgctgttagctcagtttgttagctgctgttagctcagtttgttagctgctgttagctgctgttagctcagtttgttagctgtctGGCGGCTATCGTAGTTTACTGTAAAAAGCTGTTGCGCAACACTCTGGTTGGACTTCACCTGGTTGTGAAATCTGGGATCTTCTGTCAGCGTGAGTGTTGCTGGATGACCTGGAGTCACTTAATGTTAACAGGCATGACTCAGACATGAAGGGATCAGGTTTCAGTAAACGAGGAATTCACGAGAGGTCAAGAAAAGGTGAGGAGACAACACAGTGTTTCCATTTGTCATACAGATGAAGACAACTGAGTGAGTATCGTCCAGCCATGTCTGCTGAAATACCCGTGCAGAGGACAGACCGGAGGACACGCGTGGACTCAGATCAGTCTCCTGGTCCTGCTGTGGTAGAGCACCAAGAGGACAGACCCATGTACCTCCACTGTCTCCTGAGCCCTGATGGTGTTATCTCCATCGGACAACACCAGGATGCCGAGGCCGTAAACACTGTAACTCAGTCCACGCAACACGTGagtctgaataaataaaaatattctcaaataaatcatttgtaaCAGTAGAAGGCTGCTGTGTCTTCCTCTTGCCAGTAGATGTCAGTAGAATATCATCAGATTTCTCTTGTAGAGCATCTGACTCTGCAAACTCACATACATCGGTGCATGTCCTGTGTCTGTCGGCAGGTTCTGGATCATCCACATGAGGTGGTCCAGCAGCAAATAGAGCAGATCCACCAAGTTCTACAGGAGCAGAGCAGACTGTTAACTCTACTGGGACGAGGTGAGTGTCCACACTCCCTGATACGTGGTTCTGCACTCAGTGTCATCCCGGTTATCTGGGGTCGGGTCAGGCTTCCAGATGTCTTCCTCCCTCTGGCAACACATTCTACATCCTCGATgagctatgtagtccctccagttGGTTCTGGGTCCAGGCCCAAGGGTCTGATTTGGACATCTGGACTTTTCTGGAGCACCTCCAGATGTCCAAGTGcacaaaaaagttattttaagtcTCCTAAACTGTGAATCAGGGGGATGGATTGTACTCAGAGACTGTATAATACATGGATGTCGTATCCGTGAGGCCAAATCACGCCTGGTTGCTctaataagccacctgtaacgacacccagTTTACCGGATTGTTGGGAGTCATGCGTGTACTCAGAGTGTTAATCAAAGTTCAGGGTTTATTCTTGCATGCATAATGACGACTCCTGCACGTCTTTAATTTCTTGTTTTGCACACGTCAGCCTGAAATAATGCAGATGTCTTGTTGCGTTCGCCAAGGAAAATAAATTCCCCGTCcatcgtttttttcttttcttcttctaatcAGCACATGTGTTTACCATTGAGCCTGAAATGTGAGactttaaacagttttataGTCCAGGAAACAGCAGCATTGCTCAATTGTTGAATTGGAAATGTTGCCAGGGTTCTCTCATGCAACGTTGGTGTTTATCTGATATGTGCTGAATTATCAAGAATCTTAATCTCTCGTTACTACGTGCAGCCGAGAGGAGCTACCATTTAGGAGATACTTATCCAACTCACTCACTTCTTTCAGGAGCTGAATCCCTTAAATCTGCCCAGTCTGTTGCTGAGACATTTAGCCATTAGAGGCTTTAAAAAGGCAGACGGGGCGCGGAGCCAATCTGTCGACAATAACACTGATTTCTAGACAACTttgttgtcatattttcttttctctgttgttgctgctgctgtgatatTCCTGCCAGCCTCAACCTGCCAGCTCTGCTGTTGCAACACCCGTACAACATTCCCAAAGCAGAGGCTGCACACCTCGAACCGctccaaatatttaaaaaattatgtaaatatgtgtcTATGTCGCCGGGTTCCTCATGCAGACACAGGTAAATTAGGGGAAGAATAGGTTAGAATGCATGGAAATAATCAGTTTGAGCAACTTCATGCAAAAGGGGCGTTAAATGAAGCCTGACTCAACACTCGCTCGACAGTGTAAGAATATGAAGCCTTTGTGCTCGTTGCACCATTAGAAAAACAGGAAGGTGGTTTCGCAGTCAGACCGCTGCATGTCAGACTCGTTGCTCAATGCCTGTCAGCGCTCTCCATCCCGTGGTTAAGTTTTGCcgataagagagagagacaacaccCGGCGCTCGTAGATTCTGTATcacctgtgtgctgtgtgtgtttacagcagcagtatACAAAGATCTGCAGACGGCGTGTTATTATACAAATAATTCACTTTTATTAATCAACGCAGCAGAACTGTATACACAGTGTAGACGAGGACGAGTTTCTGCAGCAGAATTCAGACAAGTTTACTGACTGATGAGCTGTAGATGAGGAAGTTTatgtacatgcaaacacagaaagaaatttataaaaaacaaactttgaggAGTAATTTCAAAATactgaaacattcaaaatgaatTCACGATATCTGGCTCTGAAACCACAACAAGAACGGGTATGACTGGTTTGATGGTGCACAGATATGGTTTCCTGAGTGATGAATAAGAGCTATGAAAACAATGTCAGGGTTCATGTACTCACATGTAaaatatagaaagaaagaaaaaaacatcaacagctCAGGAGTCACACACCTGAAGTAAATCTGcacaaacatttcagttttcatcTCATCTGTAACGGAGTACCACGAGGTGAAGGCGACATACAATACTTTGGATCATATTCAGAAATACTGTATCATATTGGCACCTCAACACATGGtttgaaataaatgacacattaaacacattaattcaagtaaataacaatataaaaatatatataaacttaCTATATGTAATCTATAAACATGAagctgtctttttaaaaagattttttacattacatcagGCAGCAGCTGCATAATGTGCAGCTACGTAAGTTCAGTCAGACCGTCTCACAGCCCCGCTCACAATCCACTTTAATGCCCCATGTACATGTACGTGAACACATACAGAACTTTTAACTGACGCCTCCTTGACTTTTTTTGAGGATTTATTCGGCTTCAACTTCATTTACACGCAAATAAGGTGAATAGGTAAACCATGAGCACGTGCTGCGTGTACACTGATGGCCACAGATGACAAACTATACGGAGGAAGCGTGTGCCATCACCGTATCTGATGTGCCCTTTCTACgagtaaatgtcacatttcGGTTCTATCAGTTAAATCTGCCAGCGAAGCTGAAAACAACCGTGTGGGTGGACCAGTGGTTATGCTACTATATCTGTGTGGCAGAGGTGCAATAGTAAATGAATGGCCTGAGCTTTGTTTAAGATCATTTCTCTATCATTGGCAAAGTGATGGTTCTAGatgtggtgttggtgttggtgttggtggtggtcgTCGTTCCCAAGCCAAAGTCAGTGTTGAGTTTCTTCTGAAGGAACGTAGGACAGAAGGTGGATATGTAAGCGTCTTTAAACCCTGAGTTACAGAAGCAGTAAACGAGCGGGTCCAGCAGGCAGTCCATGTAAGACAAAACCATGAGGCTGTCATAGACCTGAACCGCTATATTCTCCGCCTCCTGCCAATCGTTGAGCCTGACGCTCAGCAGCACCGCCCTGGCTATGGCGCAGGGCAGGAAGCAGATGGTGAAGACGACGACAACGGACATGACCACGCACACGGCTCGCCTCAGTTTGGTCTTCTCCCCCACCGTCTTCTTCCTCAGGCGGTTGACGATGCGCACGGTGCAGAAGACGAGGATGATGAAGGGGATGATGATCTGGCTGAAGAAGACCacctttaaaaagacaaaacacaaatgagaGTGACCGTTAGCCCACACAGTAAAATAACCTTCCCATCCATACCCTCATTCAAAGATTATTTTGCCATGTGCTGAGATTTCAGACTCATTTCCAAACCTTCTGTCCTCTCAACCTCTTAATTTGaagatttacataaaaaaaacagtcctctaaagacaaaacataaaatcttgtaacagatttttcttcttctttgttctttcgTCTTAAATTATCTTAACTAGAGCTAAACACACATAGTTTATTATGAAAATGGCCATACATGCTATTAATCAAAGACATTTTGCAAGCAATTTGAATTTAAGTATATTTATCTGCCCTAAATATCATGACTCCAGGCAACAGTtactttcattattattattattatcagtcaACTATTTGTAGCGTCTATAAAATGTCTGAGGCCAATGTGATGTCATAGTTTTGTCTAATCAATGgtccaaaatccaaagatattaaATTTACTGTCctagaaaacaacaacaaatatttgcatttttgctCATAATGACTAACCCAAATAATTGCAGCTTAATTAATTCCCTTAGTCAGTTAGACTTAGAATTTAAGATGTCTGGACACGTTTGTTCATGCTGCCTGTGGTAAGCTGTTAGTCAGGGAACTAGACTCACAAATAAACCTAATGAGCTGTGATGAGTGTAGGAAATCTGAGCCTGTGGCCTCTTGTTAGATTTTGAAAACAGAAACTTGCGAATGAACAAAGACAATCTCACTGAAACCAAAAGAATACCTCTCGAAAGGTGTCCGTCACGTCGTGATAACTGGTCTCAATTTTGCGGCCGTGGCTGTTGCAGCACTCGAAGGTCTTCACCATAGTCGGAATGGTGAGGGGCAACAAGAGAAGCCAGATGATGATGGAGATCTGCGGAGTCTTCTTAAGAATCTTGACGAAATTTCTCCGCCCGAGATGCACCACGTTGAAGTAGCGATCGAGGGACAGGGTGATGAGGAAGGCGATGCTGGCTCCCCGGTTAAGGAACAGCATGAAGAGCATCGCCTTACACTCCAGATTGCTCTCGCTGCGCCTCAGGTGGTTTTGGTAATGGTAGGCTTTGGCAGGGAGACAGGCCACCAGCAAGAAGTCAGCAACCACAATATTGAAGAGGAAGATACTTTTGTTCTTCCAGAATTTGAACCTAAAGGGGAAGTAATTAGAACGGTTATTATCAATAATTAACAggtgcagtaaaaaaaaacaaaagtggcaaaaacactgactgtacCCTGGCTGGGGTGTGCCAGGAAACAGGCTAATGTTTATGAGATGGCACATGGAGATTATCTCGTCATCTTGTAAGAGTCACATTTTTCTACCAATAGAAAAGAAGAACAGGGTCCCGACTCACTATGATGAGCCTGCATTCATTAACATTTCTTCCCGCAGTGAAActgtatgatgatgataataataactttatgtGTATATCACTTTTAAAAAGTGCAAACAGGAAAATACAGGCAAAATAGCCACAGGGAAGATTTAAGAACATGGTGATGGCAATTACGATTTAAAGACATGACAATATAAagcagaataaataataaataaattagacaacAATAAAGTAAtctgaaatgataaaaacagtAGTAAATGAAAAGATAAGTAATAACAAGCACACAACTTGaattggtcaatactactttGCAACCATTTTAGCACAATTTCAGCTGACACATCCTTTTTTAACGGTTATTTGAAAATACTTAGTACCCGGACTTTCTGTGCTATCGTCATCATGCgatatcaaagtttaaaaaaatcaccacTAACTGCTACGAAACTGCCACAAGCTGATGAATCACGCAAATATCAACTATCAAGTTCAAGTTTCCAGCTCAGTATGACTTGATAGATTGGAGGTTTGAGGTTTTCTCTGACTCTTTCTTCTTGCTTAACATGTTACCTTTGAGTACTTTTGGAAAATATGGAAAAGGCAGTGATAGAAAGAATGGTTTTTTTCTCATacctgaagatgaagatgtagAGGACGGACAGGTTGAGAGGCAGACCGAGCGTGAACTGCCCAACCATCACCCAGGAGAGGATTTCATATGTGGCGTTGGTGGGTGTTTTGCAGTGGTCGACTGACgaatttgtagacatgttggAAGGCATGAAATCAAAGTTTCAAAGTCTGATGTGTGTGATACCAAAGCAACAGGACAGATGATGGTTAAAGGTGTTGCCAGGTGGGAATCACAGAGTTAAAATTAGTCCTTTGTTGTCGCCTGTGTCCCAGAAACTTCTCTCCTCCGGATCCCCTTCTCGGCGTAATCCGTCAAATTCAACAGTCCCCTTCTGAAAGCGCTACTGTGATTCTGGATCTCTGTCAAGACTCAGCTGGCCGTGCCAAAACATGCTGAGAAAACAGGCACCGCAAGCACAACATAGACAgactgaaggaaagaaaaaaagaagaagtggtgaaataagagagggagagaaaacaccCCGGGTTAGTGAGCGAGTGTGAGGCTGAGAGCGACCGCTCAGAGAGGAAGACTTTATAGTCAGCTGGAGGTGTGGTTTACAGAGGGGGCTTATCTCACTGAGGAGTACAAGTCTCAAGGTATGATTTAGCAGATATTAATACAGTGATGTGAGAAAATGGTATGCCTTGTTTAGTTTTGCTTTGACACAGACAGTGGAAACTTGTAGCTAATGGTGTTTCCCAGCAGAATGGAGGAAACGCTTGTGAAATTCCTCAGGTGGCTGTCCAGTCGAAACCATCATGCCTGCACACGTCTGGCTTTATGTGCGGATATGACAAGTGTTTCGCTCCGAGGAAAATGCCCTTTCGTGATTCTCTAAATAGATTATCCCCGTGGAAAGACTTGCAGTAAGCTTGAAGAAAAAATAAGTACTGCGCATTGGAATGCAGCGAATAACAGATTtggtttaaaacagttttctaaCTGTAAAGGCTCATCTACGCCGAGCAGGTCTGTTATTTACGATCAACAAAGTATCGGTGACTTGATCGGCATCGGCAAGGAAGCCGGAAAAGGAGCACTGTACCATTTATGAGTTAAATGCTCCTCAAAATGGCATGTAATCCCCTCAAGGGCAAAGCTCCTGCATgagagactttttttaaataataaaaatgccaAAGAAAACCAACCAAACAGAAAACGGTCATGTCCTACAGAACGGTCGACATCGACAGTCATTTATAGcgctgtaaaataaatgaactcatCATAAAACTATGATTGCATCATTAAAACTTGGCGTTACATCCATTAGGATATAAATTATAACCCCACCGTGATCACCCCGATGAGGACGTGCGGTTATTATAAGAtaatggacggatggatgaattagttattagttattcCACACGAGCTCCCGTTAGGTGGAGGCGTGCATCGCCTCTGGGACATGACGTTATGAGCCTCTTACATTGCCACATCCTGTCAACATGTTAGATGGGGGGTAAGGCATGTTGCGTGCAGGTTTCTCTAATCTGACGTCAGTAGCGTTTCCAGTTTAtgacaaactgttttttcttcaaacGTTGGGCCATGTAGATATTTGAAAATAtctttcaaaatgtttgttacTCAACTCAACTTATTTAAATCCAACTTTTTGGATTGTTGTATTCCGTGTGTGCGGTAGAAAGTCATGACAGGGTTGGGTTACCTATTAAACACCTTGTTCCATTGAGGTCAAGCATTAACTGGACCTTATTCTACTTTCTAACCACCGCTGCTCTTTCACTGACAAACAATAACACTGTGGCCTAACAAGCTACACATTAATGGTCTAAAACTCAGACATTAACTTGTTTGCAGACTTTGTGCTATGACAACGTTTTAGCACACTTCCTCCCGAAACATGATGTAACTTTGCTGCAATTATTTCTACAATAGAACATGTCTAAACACAGCGTGTGCATTCAGACATGTGGTTTGTTGCACCTCAGACCACAATCCACCATAGTcacatcagtgttgtgttcCTCTTTGAGGAGGATCCCAGTTGTACTCCTACTTTAAAGGTAGAAAGATGCATAATAGATACAACGGGACAATAgataatgcaggtttaaattCAATGCCTGGAAATTAAAGCACCGCAACAGCAGGAAGGAAGCACAAAAACAGATGTGTAGTACACGTGGTGGTATGTGGTGGACCACCATGTGGAATGCAAAgcttataaaaataataaataccaTCTTtggtatgtttttgttaaatatcCTTGACCATATTATGataaaacactgatgatgaaacACTGGTTTCTATTGGTTGAAATCATTAAGCACACAGTGGTTGACATTTCTAATTCGgaccatccattttcttctacTTATCCACGGTTGGGTTTAACAGGACACTACAGACAACACattccacctcctcctgggGAATCCTGTGAGGTAGTGGGCTATGTCGTCCCTCCAGAGGGTTCTGGGTTTGCCCTGGAGGtttcctcccagttggacgtacccggaacacctccaaaggaaggccGGAACCACCTCATCTGGCTGAGGAGCAGCCCCTTCACTCCAAGCTCCCTCCTGATATCTGAGCTCCTCACACTATCTCTAAGGCTGGGCTTGGCCACCCagcggaggaagctcatttcagccactTGCATCCGTGATCccattcttttggtcactacacAAAGTTCATGACCACTGGTGAGGGTAGGAACCTAGATGGACTgaaaaatcgagagctttgtcTTCGCAACGGTCTAGGACTACCCGCCGGACCATGCAGCTAAGTCTACTTAGTCTGCTTTCACACCAAGGTCCAACATTTCTCAGATTAAGGCCATTATTTTCAATGGAGCGAGCACTTCCCTGAATTTCTCTTAATCTTTTAACCAAATTTGGACAATCAGGAATTAAAATGCCACCAGTATCAGAAGTTTGAGTTATGTGTCTCTACTCTTTAATGTTATaagtatccatccatccattttctgtaaccgcttattgCGAAATCAGACGAGTGTTCAGTCTGATATCGGTTCAGTTTCCTGGGAATTCATATCAAGCATCAGAGCGTGATGCACCAGGTGGGAGGTGTTTTATAGTTTACATTCCAGTATCACTCATAGCATCCTTTTTAGGTTCTTTGAAGGATGGAAAATGCTTTACATAACGCTCACAGAATGACACTCCACCTTGAGCAAACCGTGTTTACGCAAACAGATGTGAAAGACGGATTAGTCCATGTTTAAAAAGAGAACCGCGCAGACTGGAAATAACGTGTGCAGGCAttctggaaaacagaaaatatgtttcgTGCCACGATGCACAAACTTAACGTGCATTCAGAGGTGCCAGTGCACAGATAAGAACTTATCTTTGCATCATCCTCAAACTACTCTGACTTCATTTCTGCTTCCGCGCCCTCTAGTTTTTCCTGCATCAGGTCTTCACTGACAGTTTGCTTGCTTATTCTTAAGCACTTTTTttattagggttagggtttgtAATCATGACGTTAGTATACAGACACTTGGTTGTTTACTTTGCCTGCACTTAGAGCAAGGTGCTCTGGAAGACACGTCTCTTAAATTTATTACAATCAGTATTAGGGGGGAAATTCCAAAGCGTATTTCTGGGTCATGTACTggactcccacacacactctgaaattAAACACAACCTAATCTACCACTCTCCTCCTGCCCTATTTATCTCTGTTGAAGGTCTGACGTTTCCTGCCTGTGTGCCCACATGGTGGATTGGCATGACACCTGTGCTGACTCATAAGGTActtgtgttgctttaaatacataaaatctaggtcactgtttacattttctcaccataagacagaaaatgtgttgtAGGGGACGACAAACAACCAGTTTTAAGCCGCAGGTGACCGACCTTTGAGTCTGTTTTTTACCACATTACACCAGCCACATTTGCACCTGGGTGTCAGTGAAACCATTGAAACTTACCATACTCAAACACTGAAACTGTAACCACATCCTATggacttttttaaagatttcagatgtttttctcaCGAACAGACATTTAGAGTTTATCTCTCTCGTCGACAGTATCATCTGTCATTGTTCGATTACTCAATAACTCCAAAAGCTTGTCAGACTGCTTCTGGCTTTTCTCTCCTTGAACCTTTACCGTTAAGTGTTAATGTGTCATCTTTTTCCCCATGCGTGCTTCCTCTCATCTTTCtgtcccacacacacgcacacacacacacacacacacacacacacacacacacacacacacacacacacacacacagcaaccaGTTTTCCCAGAGTCATCTCCTCCGCCAGATCGAAGGATGCCGGAAAAACAGCCTGTCCTCACATGCCCCGGCCAGGGTAAGAGCCATACCAACAGTACTTCTCTATTCACACAGACTGAACCAAGCTTATCTGACACAGGTTTCATATTAAAGGTGCCGTGTGTAAGATTCTTAATTTCATGCATTACTCACTTTTTCAATGTGagtttgtgaatgtgttttcaatGTCAATGTGAGAACGAGCTGTAAAACTAAATGATCGTAAAATCATTAGATTGGTTAGTTTACTTGCCCATTTTTTGTTTccctttattgtttattttacttatctttatttatttatttttctcttttgtttgattagccttaatttatttttaattacacttGTCTATCTGTTGGGGCTGGGTGCCGGAGGGATAGGGGTGGGGGTTGGTATCTGTTCTGGGGTATGCTGAATTCAGATTTCTAACTTgaatactgttgttttttcaaatatgtaaaactCAATAAACAGTCTCATGcggacattttttttaaagtgtaactaaaccccccaaaatgacaaaacaacagGTAGTCATAATGATAATGCAACAATTAAGCTTATATAGAATATTTCTGAGCTCGGATCATTTGGAGCCACTAATGTAGCTTTGCTCTAAGACTGACGTCAGCTACGTGTTTGTGCTTTCCCTTAGCTTCTATTAATGGAGCTTTCAGTGTCAGACACAATAGAGCCAGTAATCAAAACCACACCCACGCTTTATCCCAGGGAACAAGTTTCAGGATTGCTTAAACACGTGTTGACTCATATCTAAAACTCCTAGGAAATGTTTGCGTGACGGCCGATCAGCTGGGGCATGTTTTTGGATGCTGAACTGTTGAATGATTTTCATTAAGGCGGGTTTTAGATGAAGACAAAggagcagacagcagaaaagtactcaaagataaaaaatatatttacgtATTCACATATTGCAGCAGtagtaaaaacacataaaaaaaaaacaaagcaatgcAATGTCATCTGTAAAACAGAGTTATAAAATGCTGAATGTGATCTATGCTCTATTATACATTTACCAAAATGACATACATAACTCTTGACAACGTCAACGATAAGAATTCAGAAGATGTTTGCACCCAGAGTtccttctctcacacacttATCAAACAGTTTCACGGGATGATATCGAGCTCAAATTATTATAAATCCTTTTGAGTAGCCGTGTAACGACGTACGATAACATCAACGGTATTATCAGGACTTATTTCTATCTGTAACATAACAAATCACAACATTTAAGTGAGTaagtgttcatgtgtttggacCATTAAAGCACCTGCATcctaaatcatttaaattaataattaaactacACATTAATCTTAGCATGCCACATTTTTTCGGGTTAGGGTTGgagccaaagaaaaaaagagacaaagtccTACTTGAATCGGGCTGTACATTTACAGATATAGTTGAAATATATACTTTGTCCTTCATTAATGTGGATACAT encodes:
- the LOC104934219 gene encoding hydroxycarboxylic acid receptor 2, producing MPSNMSTNSSVDHCKTPTNATYEILSWVMVGQFTLGLPLNLSVLYIFIFRFKFWKNKSIFLFNIVVADFLLVACLPAKAYHYQNHLRRSESNLECKAMLFMLFLNRGASIAFLITLSLDRYFNVVHLGRRNFVKILKKTPQISIIIWLLLLPLTIPTMVKTFECCNSHGRKIETSYHDVTDTFREVVFFSQIIIPFIILVFCTVRIVNRLRKKTVGEKTKLRRAVCVVMSVVVVFTICFLPCAIARAVLLSVRLNDWQEAENIAVQVYDSLMVLSYMDCLLDPLVYCFCNSGFKDAYISTFCPTFLQKKLNTDFGLGTTTTTNTNTNTTSRTITLPMIEK